The nucleotide sequence CACCGGCGATGACCGCTGAAGGCTTTGCGTGCGTGGAGCCAGCGCTCGTTGTCGACGAGGTACCCCTGGCCAGGGCTCAGCGCGACCGGGTGTTGATGGGCGTCAATGACTTTGTAGAGGCGTGGGAGGTGGCGCGTGACCAGCGGGCTGAACCGTGCTAACCGGTCCTGTCGCAGGCGCAGTGCGATCCTTCCATCGGGGTATGGGGTGAAGACCCGCGCGGGATGTCCGCCTCCGTCGCCGTAGAAGGCCGTGCCTGGCTGGGACAGTGCATCTGCCGCCTCAGGCCACCGCTCGGCCAGTTCGGCGTATATCGCCTGGCCGTCGGCCAGAAGGATCTCTCCACCGCTGCCTGCCGCACGCTGACAGGCCAACAGCATCAACTTCGGTGGATGCGGGACGCTGGAACTTTCGGTGTGAGCCAGCAGTGCGCCGTTGCCGAATCCAGCGAATCCCGCTTGCTGGGCATGCCGTCGCGTGTCGTGGATGGTCGTCAGCCCGTCCGGATCGCTGTCGCGGTGAGCAGCGATCTCCATGACGCGTCGGGCGAAGTCGAGAACAGCCTGGCGAGAGGTGAGGAAGTCGATCAACACCAGGCCGTTTGCGTGCAACCGTTCGAAGATCAAGTTGTCCGCACAGGAGTTCCGGTGGTCAACGTAGTGATCAGCAAAGATCTTGTTGGTCAGCACCACATGCTCCTCCGCACGTCCGCGTCGTTTGCGACCAGAGTCAGCACTGTCCAACTGCCTGGTAAAGCGACGGATTGTCGACTTGGACAATTCGGCCATGCGGCCCGGCTGTTGAGACTCAGGTGCTACGTTCCGAGTGCCCGGTCCGCCGATGACCTTCTGAGGTGTTCCATGCCGTACGTGCCGCCGCTGTGGCCGGTCTCCGTGAAGGGCGTCGCCTTCGATCAGGCAGAGCGCGTCCTGCTCCTGCGCAATGAGCGGGAGGAATGGGAACTGCCCGGCGGGCGACTGGAGATCGGGCAACCGGACGAGCCGACACAAGTTGATGTCAGCCCAGAGGAAGCCTTGGAGCGAGAGGTATCGGAGGAGACCGGCTGGCAGGTCACGGCGGGGCCCCTTCTTGAAGGCGGCACCTGGATCTACGAGCCCTTGCCTGGGCGCCGCGTCCTGATCGTCACGTACGGCTGCATTGTGCTCAGTCCCGGCCTCAAGCCCGTGGTCAGCCACGAGCACAAAGAGATCGGTCTCTTCTCCGCTGACGAGGTAGCACACCTGACCATGCCGGAGCGCTACAAGACGTCCATCGCCACCTGGCAAGCCCACACCTGCAGGTGAAAGCACGTGTCCGAACTCCCCTACCGAAACGGCTCTGACCCCTCTGCACGCCCTTTGGCTCGTCACGTCACCTGGCACTGGGCGACCCCACAGGCCCAAGCGGTACTCGCCACACGCGACCTGGCCGCCATTCTGCGCTTCCACCGCCGCGTCCACGGCCAGAGCCAGGCCGAGGCCGCCGCCATACTGGGCTACGACAAGACCTACATCTCCGCCCTGGAACTCCAGAAGCGCACGATCACCGACGTTGGCTCGCTCCGAAACGTCGCAGACCGGCTCGCCCTTCCCCCGCACGTCCTGGGCGTCACTGACCCGGCCGACACTGACCACCGCGCCATGCTTCAGTTCGGCCAGTCCACAGTGCGCCTCGCCGAGATAGCCCGCCAGTCCGGCCACGCCTCCGAAGCTGTCACCGAGCTGTGGCCACTCGTCGCCCGTCTGGAAGCCCGCGCTGCTGACGGGCACACCGAACGCGATGTACTGCGTCTGCTCGCTCACGCCCGGCTGAGCCTGGGCACCGCCCTGGGCAACGTCTTGCCCGAAGAGCACCTGAGCACAGCAGCGCGTTGGACCGCCAAGAGTCTGGACCTCGTGTCCCACCTCGCCGAGGCAGCCCTCACATCCACGGCACTGCGCATGCACGGCAACGAGCTGCGGAAGGCCGGCCTCCACGGCGCCGCCGTCGACCGCCTGCTTCGGGCCTCCACACTCACGCCGAACCAGGCTGGCCGCGCAGCCGTCCTGCCACTGCTCGCACGAGCCGCCGGAGCCCTCGGCAACGCCGAGTTGTTCGACCGCACGCTGCGAGAAGCACAGCACCTGCTCCAAGACGCTGAACACACAAGCCTTTTCAACCCCGTGGCACTGTACGAAATCCGGATGCGTGGCCTCGTCGCCACAGGCCGTCCTCGTACAGCCATACGAGAGGTCGAATGTGGTGCGCCCACCGCGACTACGACGGTCGCACCACAATGGCGCGTCATCGAGCTCATCACAGTGGGACGCGTCCGGATGCTCGCCGGCGATGCCAGGGCCGCTGCAGATCTGTTCGACGCCGCAACCCGAGAGGCCACCGTCCAGCGCCTGCCGCACCAATTGCAACGCATCATCAGGGCGAGCAAAGACACCTTGCCGGAGACCTCGGACGCGGCTCTGCTCGCCTTGGGACAGATCCGCACCGAGATGGCAGCCTGACGACGGTGGCTCTGGAGTGCTGGCATCCTCCACCCGGACCACAGCTCCGGTCACTGCCTGGAAGCGAGCACCGGAAGGGGCAGACGCCGCAGGGGCGCGTAGGCCATCTCCGCAGCGCCGACTCGGCAGTTCGGCGGCCGGCAGGTGCATGCCGATGTGGTCTGCGCCCCTATCGTGCCAGCGCCGCAACCACAGCTCCGTCGTACGACGAGTGGTCTCTGTCTCGGTGGCCGTAGCCGGCATGGTGCCCCCTGTCGTCATCGCGTCCAATGGAGCTGGTGCAGGATCCCGACTTGGCACGTCGGAACCTCGAAGAGGTGAAGCAGTACCGTCCTCACCGAGAGCAGAATGCGCAACCGTGGCATTGCACCGGTGATGACCAAAGCGGTGACTACGTGCGGGTGCGACGGAAGAAGCCGTGAGATGTCACCGGTTCTTCTCGCATCGGCGTCAGAGGATTACTACGCTCGCAATAGCGTCATGAGGAGGTGGGCATGGCTGGACGGCACTCTGTCTCTTGCGCCCGGCAGATCCGTGAACGAGCTACGGCGCAGGGCCTGGCCGTGGACGCAACCGTGGTGGCTATCGTCCGATGCTGCGGCGTAAGTAGGCTACGTGCGCATCGCTTGGCCAGGGGATGGACACTGCGTGTTGCTGTCACGGAGTACCGCCGGCTAGCCCAAGGGGTTGCCGGAGCCGCGCGGCTCGATGAAGACCAACTGCGAGGGTGGGAGACGAAGCCCGACCGGCGCCCGCGCATCCAGACAGCGGATCTGTTGTGTCGGGTGTATGGCACCACACTCCAAGGCTTGGGCCTGGGCTTGGCCACTTCGGAGTCTGATGCCGCGTCCACGGACGTGGGGCGACGCACTGACTTCCAGGAAACTGTACGCGGCGGTCTGACCGCTGCCGTATTGCTACCGCACACTTACCCCGAGCCAACGAATTCTCTGGGCCAATTGCTAGAGGACACACGGCGTAACGTCGACCGGGCCCTCGCTCAGGCCACGGTCACCCCCTCTCAGCTTGACCTTCTGGAGGAACGGTTGTTATGGCTGCGGCAGCAGTACATCTTCACCGCACCCGTGCCCATGCTGAGCCTCCTTCTCACCGAGATGGCCGAGGTCACAACGCTAGCCACGCAGCGCCAGCCTGCGGTTTTGCAGATCAGGTTGTCCGAGATGACGGCGCTGCTGTCCACGCTGGTAGCCGACGCGTTGATGAAGCTCGGCGAGCTGCAGCAATCTCATGCCTGGTACGCCACCGCGCGGACCGCAGCCGACGATAGCGGGAACCTCGAACTGCGAGCCCGGGTGCGCGCTCAGGCCGCGATGCTCCCCTACTACTACGGCCCTTTGGGATCGGCAGTCGAACTGGCCCGCGATGCCCGTCTGCTCTCCCGGCACCGGCCAACACCCACCAGTGCGTTCGCGGCAGCCGCCGAGGCTCGTGCCTTGGCCCGACAAGGGGATGAGGCCGGTGCCGTGGCGGCTATGCAGTTCGCTCGACGGGACTTTGACCGCTCCGAGCCCAGTTCAAGCGATGACGCCTTTGCCTTCCCGGAACGGCGTCTGCTGCTATACCTGAGCGGCGCACTTACCTTCCTGGGGCGCAACCGGGATGCCCGGGCGGTGCAACAGCAGGCACTCTCCCTCTACCCCGACGACAGTGGCATCGACCCGGCCCTGCTCCGTCTGGAAGAGGCGATCTGCCTCGCTCAGGACCACAGCCCGACCGAGGCATGCCAACTCGCCGCCGCTACCTACCTCAACCTGCCCGAGGAACACCGCACCCCGATTCTCGGCGCACGAGCACGCAACGTCATCGATGTCCTTCCCCCTGCCATAAGGGCCGCCCGGGCGGCTCGGGAACTCGGGGAGATCCTTCAGCTGCCATCAGCACCGAGGTGACAGCCGCGCCACCCGTCAGTAAGCCTAGGTCCATGACGGAACCGACACCGCTGCACGGCGGCTTTTCACCGAGCGAGCTCAGCAGCCTTCTGGACCGCGCCTGCGCAGTCGCTAACCTCAACAGCCGTGGAGCCCGACTCCTGCGCGGACACACCAACGCCGTCCTACTCCTCGACGACGCACCTGTCGTCGTCAAAGTCGCCCGGCGCGGGTCGTGCCTGCAGTCCGCCCAACGGACTGTTGCCTTCGTCCAGTGGCTCGAGGACCAAGGCTTCCCCACCGCGCCCCTCCACCCCGTACCTAGACAGCCCATAGAAATCGAAGGCCACGCCGTCACCTTCTGGACTTACCTCCCGCAGGCGGGGCCAGAGATCACCGCGGCTGACCTAGCATCCCCCCTGTCTCAACTCCATCAGCTGCCGCCACCGCCCATGCCGCTCCGCAACCTGGATAACCTCACGGCTATCCGCCGTTCACTGGGCGCAACCCAGGCCCTGCCTGCCTCAGATCTCGACTTCCTCAGCCGCCGCGCCGACGATCTGGAATGCGCTCTTGCCTCCGTCACCTACGCCTTGCCCGGTGCGGTCCTCCAAGGCGACCCGCAGCACCGCAACGCCCTCCGTGACAGGCAGAGAACCGTACTGTGCGATTGGGATACTGCTGCCATCGGACAACCAGAGTGGGACCTCGTCACCGTGGAGATCCATTGCCGGCGGTTCGGCCATGGCCAGGGGCACTACAACGCCTTCTGCGATGCCTACGGATTCGACGTGACCGAGTGGCCGGGGTACCCAGTACTACGAGCTATCCGCGAGCTCCGCATGATCACCACGAACGCGCGCAAAGCCGATCATGCTCCTGGGACGCTCACTGAGGTCCGGCGCCGCATCAAAGCACTCCGTGTCGAAGAGGACACCCTGCTCTGGAGCATCCTGTGAACCAGGATCGTGGCAGGCATGCCATGGGCTCGGAAAGATCTATCGCGCCGTTCGACAAGCCTGCCCTGGCAGAGTCATCTCCAGCCGCCGACCAGCCAGAATTCCCGCTTTGGGTAAAGCCCCTGCCAGCAGCTGATGCGCTGATTTTCTAAGGTGGACATCCCATCAACGAAGGACATCCAGTGCCAGAGCGAAAGCGCGTCACAAGCCACGAGCGCGAGACCACCGTGCCAGCTCTCAGCAGCGAAGAGCAGGCGTCGAAGTGGAACGTCTTCGGCGAGGAGACGATCTACGAGAACCCCTGGGTCACCGTCGCGCTGGCCGACGTCCAGCCACCAGTCGGCGAGAGGTTCCAGCACCACAAGGTCTATCTGCCGCCAGCCGCGGTGCTCGCCATGCTCGATGACCAGGACCGCGTGTTCCTCATGTGGCGCCATCGGTTTATCTCGGACACCTGGAACTGGGAGTTGCCCGGCGGGGTCGTCGATGCCGGCGAAGACCCTGGTGCCGCTGCGGCCCGTGAGGCCATGGAGGAGACCGGATACCGGCTCACCGGCGACCTCGAGCACGTCGTCACATTCCAGCCGATGATCGGTACGGTCGCCTCAGCTCATCACGTCTACGTGGCTCGCGGAGTCGAGAAGGCCGGCGAGCCTACCGAGAAGAACGAGGCCGCGCGCACCGAGTGGATCCCGCTCGACCACATTCCCGTGATGATTGCGCAGGGGCTGATTCAGAACAGCGGCACGCTGGTCGCCGTCCTTCACCTGCTCGCGACACGCGACCGCGCCTAGGACGCCTTCGAGGTTGCTGCGAGCACCTGTGCAATCCGGCGGCGCTGGCGTACGGAGCTGGTCAGTGCCGCCAGGTCCTGGGCTCGCTGTGCTTGCTGGTGCGCCTCCTGCAGCTCACCGCGCCGGGCCAGCACCACTGCAAGATCGCACCGGACGCCGGCCTCGGCCCGGGTGAACCCCGACAGGTCCATGCTGTCAACCGCCGCCGTCAGATCCGTGAGTGCCTCATCAGCGCCCAGCGTCGCCAGGCAGTTGCCGCGCCACCGGTCGAGATGTGAGCCCCCCAGGAAGACGAACGGCAGAGCTGGGTCGGATGGATCAGCCGGCCGTATCGCCTCGGCCTGGTCCATCCCTCTGCGGCACGACGACTCGTCCTGCGCGGCCGCGTGCGCCTCTGCCTCGGCGGCGAACAGCCACGCCTGCATGAGCGGCGGGAGCCGCGTACCCGCTTCCCGCCGCGCATGGCGAATCTGCTGGATCGCAGCTTGCGGGCTTCCCAGATCCAGCAGGATGTACGCCTGCTGTGCTGTGGCGTGGGCCAGGAGGGCCGGTGAAGCGGACTCGCGTGCCGCGTTCTTGGCGGTCTCGTGCAGTTCCCACGACCTTTGGAATCTTCCCAGGTCGAGCGCCTGCCATGCGGCGAGCGTGGATGCCTCGGTCAAGGTAGAAGCCAGCGTAGTCCGCACATTGGGCGAGGACCCGAAGCGGAGTAGCTGCTCCATCTGCTGGACCTGCGCCTCAAGTTGCGGCAGCAACGTCCCTGCACCAAGCTGCCGATCCAGTTGCCGCATGGCGTCCACCTGCACTGCGAAGAGGCGGGCCACCGCGGGCTTCACGGATGTGGCGGCTCTCAACTCCCGCCGGAGTGCTACCGCATCATCGCCTTCCGCTGGTTCGATAGGCAGCAGCAGCGGGCGTTGCCTCGGAGTAGCCACGAGCGGCTGACCGCCCGTTGTGGCGCGTGAGCGCGTCCTCGATTCCCCAGCATCAGCGTTCTCCCACGCCCGACGGGCCAGTCCCAGCATCTTGCCGGGGATGCCCAATCCATCCGCAATCCGCTCGATCACGGACATCTGTGTAATTTTTCGCCGTCCTGCAATGACGTCCGAGACCCGGCTCGGCGTCAGTTCGCACTGCTTCGCGATCTGCGTCGGGTAGAAGGCTGCGCGCTGCGCCATCGTGAAGATCGTTCCGATGTCCCGATCTCGGCACGCCGCCTCCATTTTGGGGTCGTCAAGTATGCGCGCCGGGAGTCGTCGTCCCCCTCCGACTGTGCGCATCGGCATCGCTCCTGGGCACCAGACGGCAAACCTACCCGCAAGTTTACCCACTTGGGGATCCCCGCCGGGCCTTATCAGCAACTCCCGATCTATGGAGGCTGAATCAAGCGATCCGCATTAGTTCGAATACGGGGAGAACAGCATGCTCGCTCAATTCCAGGCCCATGCCGACCGGCCGCTCCACGGGCCTCTTCCCACGCCGGCCCTGGCGCACGCGACTCCTCGAACAGGCCAGATCACGATCTACTCCGCTTCCTGCACTCGCGGCGCAGAAGCCCGTCGACCAGAGACGGTCCGAGGAACCCGCGCCCGGTGGACCTCAGGCCGGGTAGTCGTATGCAAGCACGTACGCGGCGGCATCCATCGTCGTCTCTTCGACGCCGATCGGGTTTCGTGCGGCGTCGTATGCGATTCGGTACAACCTGAGCACGAATCGGTCGGCCGGGATGGACAGGAGGTCCACGTCCTCGCTGCTCGGCATCTGACTGCGGCCTTCGACGTAAATGCGCGAGGGCTGCTGGCCCAGGGCCTTCAGCGTGACGGCGATGTCACCAGGGACGATGTGGTGGAGGTCTGTCCGCTTTGCGTCGACCAGCCCGTGCGGCAGGAAGGTGCGGACGTATTTGACCGGCCTCCTGCCCAACGAGAAGCGAGCAGCATGACGCAGGACTGTGTCGCTCTCGCCAAGTCTCAGAGCTCGAGCTACCTCATCTGGCGGCGTCACCTCCTCAGCCGCCACGCAGTCAACGTCGAGCGACTGCCCGTCAGTTGTCTGCCAAATGGTGTTGCCGTCTCCCCAGTGATCACCCCCGGTGTACGGGAGGCCCTGATGTGTGAGGGCGAGCTGCTTTTGTACGTAGACGCCGGATCCCCGGCGTCCTTCGAGATAGCCCTGCACTTTGAGCAGTGCAACGGCGCGGGCAGCCGTGACGTGGCTGACCCGATGCTCGGCGGCCAGCTCGTCTTCGCTCGGAAGACGCTGACCGGGTTGAAGGTCCCCTGCGTCGATCGCCGCGCGGATTTTGTCAGCGATGCGCGTGTGCTTGGGCCGCGGGGAAGCCGGCGCGTCTGTCATGGATCTCCCTCTGGGTCTTCTTAGCGACCTGATCGTACGGGTGGCCCTCGCCGGGAGGCCATGAACCCGCGCCGCTCAGCACCGGGGCAGACCATCCCCAAAAAAGTTCCATAGGGAACTCCGTGACCTCCATAGTGAACTCCTTGATCTCCATAGGGAACTCTGGTTCACTAGTTCCGCGCCAACAGGGCTTCACGAGGACCCTGTTCGGCTCTTCAGGCGCTGGCTCTGCCTCGTTTCCACGTACCTCGGCCCCTCCGTGACGGGTGAGGGACGTGGCAGCGAGGGACCGGCCAGGACCGGATCCCCACCTCACTGCCGTGCAAGCGGTCGCTCGCAAGCGCTCGCTGCTCCCGCGACGAGATGGACAAACCGCCCGGAAACCTCCAGCGAAGGAGGCCGAAGGAAGCGGCCGTTCTTTGAAACCTCCACAGCGTGATCCACCGCAGCACGACAGCCGTGACCACACCGGCTGAGGTGAGTGGAGATCAGCCGGCCGAGAAGGGGCCCTACGCCCACGACGTATCGCGCAACCGGCTCAAAAGAACGACGCGGCAGACATTCACCGCACACCGTCCGGGACTGTCCTCCCCGGCGTAGCGGTCCGCGTCTAGATGAGGTCAACGCGCGCTGGAAACGCGCACCGGTTCACCAGTAACCGCAGTCGTCGACGCCCGCGCACACCACGGCGAGCGCCGACGGCCGCGGCCACTGGCACCAACCCCCGCCCCGCTACTCACCACATCCACGGCAACGAGATAGCCGGGCGAACACCATCCCGCTTGCCCGCCACATCGAGCAGCGAACCTGAAGGAGGAACCTATGGATTGGCGCTTCCGCGCGGTCTGTAAGGAAAAGGACCCAGAGCTCTTCTTCCCGATCGGCAATACCGGACCCGCGCTCCTCCAGATCGAGGAAGCCAAGGCCGTCTGCCGCACTTGCCCCGTCATGGAGCGGTGTCTGCAGTGGGCACTCGAGTACGGCCAGGACTCCGGCGTCTGGGGCGGCCTGAGCGAAGACGAACGCCGCGCCATGAAACGGCGCGCCGCCCGCAATCGGGCGCGCAACGCCAGCGCCTGAGCCACAGACCGCTGGCTCCGTCCCTTGCTCAAGCCAAGCGGTAGGACAGCGGTCGCCCATGACTCCGAAGCAGCCCCGGGGCGCCATTCCCCGGGGCTGCGCACAGTTCCTCGGCTGACAAGGAGATTCTGTGACCAGCAACATCATGACACGCCCGGCGCCCCGCCCCATCAGAATGGGGCGACAGGCCATCGATCCCGATGCCGCCGCAGGAAGCCGCGGAGACTCCAGTCGCCGCACGCCGACGGCCGACGAAGAGAAAGCGCTCGGCGAGCTGGTGACGCACCTGCGCCAGGACGGTGACGACCGGGCGCGCCGCGGTGGACGAAGCGCCGCCCGTACCGCGCAGGAGCGCAGGAACAGGGTAGACGGCCGGCTCATCGCGGTAGCCGACCATCTCGACTCCCACCGACCTGCTGACCGGATGGCGGGCGCAGCCCTGCGGCTCATCGTCGAGCGCCTGGTGGCCCCGGTTGACGTCGAGATTTTCCTTCGTCTCGTACCGCCCACGCAGGGAATGCCGCGCGGGATTTACGCAGCGCGTCTGCGTGAGCTCGCGGTCGCATCGACTCTGGCTACCGCCTGACCCACCGCGTTGCCGGGACGCGAGATGTCCCGAAGTCGTACGCAAATGCCCTGACCCGGAGTGTGTGCTCTGGGTCAGGGCCTGCCCGCAACCTCACTGAACTGAGGAGCAGCCGTGTCCAATCCTACCGATCACTCCGATCCTTCCCCGTCCGATGCCGAGAAGGCCGAGCCCGCCCGGTCGACGGCCGAACCGTCCACCCTCCGTGCTCCTTTGCCGACGGTCCCCGCCCGGGTGGCCGCCGCGAGGTACCACAACACGGTTGGTTCGCACTGATGGGCAGGCACAACTTCCACTTCGCCGACCGGCGCAGCTTCAGCCGCCGCACGGACACCGGCGGATCCGCCCTCCCTGCCTCCAAAACGCGCGGCGGGCTGCTCCGTAGGGGGACCTGAAATGGACACACAGCAGCAGGTATCCCGGGGAGCGGATGAAGACGTGGGCGCCAGTCGGCGCCCTGCTCTGTTCCACCGAGACCCCAAGGGCGGCAGCCCCATTCCCCTGGACGGCGCCGCAGTTCAAGCGGCCGTGCTGGATGCGCGGGAGCGGCGCCGGCGCCTGTTCGTCCACCAGCAACCGATTCGCCCTGAGCTCGCCGAAAAATACGCAAACAGGGCGCTCCTGAAGGAAGGGGTGACCGGATGACCCTGCACAGCACCTCCACGCAGGCCGGAGCGAAGCCGGCAGCCGAGGGACCGCGCGAGTCCCTCGTCCGGCAGGCTGCGGAGGCCATCGACGCCTTCTACGACGCGGCCGCCGCTGGCAAGGCCGATCTGGCCCCTGAACATCAGAGTGCCGCCGCCCAGACGCACCGCGCCCACCAGTTGGGTATCACCGACGTGGAGATCACCACTGCCCGCCGGAACGGCGGCATGGTCACCCTCTACGTCGGCAGGCACCGGCTGTCCGGCGCCGCAAGCCAGCCCCGACTGTGCGAGGCCGATGCCCGAGCGTTCTGCGAAGAGCAGGTTCGGCGCGACGAGCAGGACGCACCCCTGGAATGGTCGCCCGACCCCGAAGGCGAATGTCCCCGTGAGTTGTTCACCGAGGACGATCGGGGCGACCTGCGCGAAACGGGCTACAGCATCCAGCCCGTGTCCGTCCTCCTGGTCTTTGATCCCGGCCCCCCGGCCCAGCACGGTGTTTGACCTGATCGTCGGCCAGCAGGGACACGCGCCGCCGGACGACCGCCTGTTGACGACACATCAGGCACCCGAGCCACACCACAGATCACCTGGGCTCCGCCAATCGGCGGGGCCCTCTCACATGAGGAGTCCCATGAACCGCACAGCACGCATAGCCATCGCAGTCGCCGCGGCCATCACCGGCCTCGGGCTGGCCACCACCACTGCCCAGGCCGCCATCCCTAACCCGGGCCCCACCGGCACCCACACCGAGACGCGGATCGACCCGGCCACCGGCCGGCCCGCCCCGGCGCGGATCACCGAGTACCCCAGCATCACCATCCGCCCCGGCGGTCAGCAGAGCGCGTCCACCTCGATCGCGCCGGCCCCCGGCACCGACGGTCTCTTCCTGCGCGCCGCCAACGGTGGAATCAAGGGCCTCATGGCCGAAGGTGACCAGGCGCGCTTCCTGGCCTGCCACCCGACGAACCCCAACTTGGCCTTGGTCCGTCAGGTCACCCACGGCCACGGCGGGTGGGGCGCCTACGTGGGATACGTGAAGATCAGCGCCACCACGGAGCCCGGCCGCATCCCCTGCGCCGGATAGCCGGCGTCGCTCGCGCCCGACCAGAGGACAGCCAGCAAGAGGATCCCCGCGCCGAGCAGGCGGTGGGCTCCCCCGCTGTCATTTCCCTCGGGCAGCTCATGTCCCAAAGCACTTTGAACTGCGCGCCGGTCAACGGCCGCCCACCGCGGGTCGGGCCTCTCACGAGGCCCGACCCGCGCTTTTTTGTGAACGGAGGCAGGCGTGTCACGCAACAAGAAGAGGAGCCGGAAGCCGTCGCCCAAGCCGCGCCCGCGCCAGCTGTCCCCGGCTGAGCAGCCCAGCCTCGGCCAGGGCGACGCTGTCATCGACGATGGCCGCCACAGCGCCGCGAAGTTCGTGCTGCATGCCCGGCTGGCCTCGGCGGCCCGCGGAAGGTGCGCTCAGCTATCGGCCGAGGCGACGGCAGCCGAGGCCCGCGCCCGGGCTGACGCAGTGCTCACAGACGCCGAGCAGAGGGCCCATGAACTGACCGCCGAGTCCAAGCAGGCCGCCCAGCTGCTCCTGGACCGGGCCGACAGCGAGGCGCGGCGGTATCTCGATGAGGCCGGCGAGCGCGCAAATACAGTCCTTTCCGAAGCCTCGCTCCGGGCCGAGTCCCTGAGGGCGGAGGCCGAAGCGGATCGCCAGGACGCTGAGCGCTGCAAGGTCGAGGCAGAGGAGGCGGCCGGCGAGGCAAGGGCCGAGGCGCAGCGCGCAGCCGAGGAGGTTCTCCAGAAGGCGGGCAGCGACGCCGAAGAGATCGTCGAGGCTGCTCGTCGTAAGGCAGAAAGCACCCGGGCCGATGCAGCTGTGGCAGCTGAGCGCCGGCGTGAAAATGCGGAGAAGGCTTCCGCTGATCTTCGTAAGGAGGCCCAGGCGGAGGCCGCCCGGCTTCGCAAGGAGGCCGCGGAGCTTGTCACCGCTGCGCGTTCGGATGCCGCGGAGGAGCGTGCCGCTGCCCAGTCCGAGGTTGAAAGGGTCCGGCGGGAGAGCAGTTGGGAAGCTGAACGCCGGCGTGCCGAGGCCGACGCAGAACTGGCGGACGCCCAGCGACGGGCAGAGGCTCTGCAGGTTGAGGCGGACCGCAAGGTCAAGATCGCCTCGGAGGATGCGGGCCGAGCTGTTGCGGATGCCGAGGCAGAAGCCAAGCGCCTGCTCGAGGAGGCAAAGCGGGAGCGGGCCGCGCTGATGAAGTCAGCCACCGAGTCCCTGGCCCAGGCCAAGGAGCGGGAGACGGAAGCGGACGCTGAGAAGCGTGCGGCGAAGGTTGATCGGGAACAAGCAGCCGAGCTGATGCGTCAGGCGACTGATCGCACCGAGCGTCGGCTGGCACGCAAAGCGCTTCGTGAGAACGATCGTGACCGTCGTCGGGACAAGGCCAAAGCCCGCAAGCTGGAGAGGAATCGACAGCGGGATCAGCGGCGTGCGGAGCGTCCGTCCCTGTCGGAGCGGACGCGGCGTGTCGTTCGCCAGCACGCCCGGCAGGTAATGGTTGTCGGTCCGATCACCGCGCCGATGGCGGTGGCGTGGACCGGCCAGGCAGGCTTCGCCGAGGACGTCCTCGGCTGGGTCATGCCCTTCACCCTCCTGTTCGCCGCCGGGTGGGAGCTGTCGACCACATTCGTCGGCTGGATGTACCACGAAGCACGGAAGGCCGGCGACGCCGGCACCGTGTACCGGGTCGCGACCTGGGTGTTCGCGAGCGGCGCCGCGGTGATGAACTACTGGCATGCTTCCGGCGCGGTGACAGGCCGGACCTGGGACTGGTCCCAGCGCCGGTACGTGGACCACATCACCTACTGGCACGCCACGCCCAAGGCGGTCTCCTTCGCCGCGATGAGCCTGGTCGGCATCATCCTCTGGGAGCTTTACGCCTCCTTGCTTCACCGCAAGGAGCTTCGTAAGAAGGGGATGGCAGCAAACGCCCGGCCGAAGATCCCCTTCATCCGGTGGCTGCGCTTCCCCCGGCAAGCCTTCACCGCCTGGTCCCTCGCCATCACCGACGCCTCGCTCACGACGCTGGACCTGGTCTGGGACGCGGCGGAGGGCGAACTCGCCCGCAAGCGAGCGATGGCATCTGCGCGGG is from Streptomyces sp. Edi2 and encodes:
- a CDS encoding GntR family transcriptional regulator, with the protein product MTDAPASPRPKHTRIADKIRAAIDAGDLQPGQRLPSEDELAAEHRVSHVTAARAVALLKVQGYLEGRRGSGVYVQKQLALTHQGLPYTGGDHWGDGNTIWQTTDGQSLDVDCVAAEEVTPPDEVARALRLGESDTVLRHAARFSLGRRPVKYVRTFLPHGLVDAKRTDLHHIVPGDIAVTLKALGQQPSRIYVEGRSQMPSSEDVDLLSIPADRFVLRLYRIAYDAARNPIGVEETTMDAAAYVLAYDYPA
- a CDS encoding WhiB family transcriptional regulator, with the translated sequence MDWRFRAVCKEKDPELFFPIGNTGPALLQIEEAKAVCRTCPVMERCLQWALEYGQDSGVWGGLSEDERRAMKRRAARNRARNASA